Genomic DNA from Gossypium hirsutum isolate 1008001.06 chromosome A01, Gossypium_hirsutum_v2.1, whole genome shotgun sequence:
atattagtattttcttttgacaattaaagtttattttatgataagacaatattttataataattaatatcatatatacttaataataaatcatgtctaattaaaatttaagttaaattaaatatattaataaagctacatataatcatattttatataattaaaatagtaatataaatatttttcaataagatattaaagaatatttaaaatttaaatttattattactaaaattaattattaaaataaaaatgtaatattaaataatttatctaatgataagttatattaataatttattatatcattaaataaaaataattaaatatgtatgtttaataatattatgttataatattcattattaatattttaatattcttaaaCAGCCGTGTCTCAAAGATGGTtgtgatggtgatggtgatgatGCAGCCCCCCTTCTTACAATTACAATAATTTTTAGTGCAATAATTAAAGTTGCTGAGTGGTAAAGTAAACTTCTTTTGACTGAGATGCATGTAATATATGGATGTTGAGGTTTTAGACTGCGCGATCTTTAAAGgggttaaattatatatttatataatatgattattgtttatgaatataatattatagataaatttttatacatattaatatgtatcttattttaaagttaatatgtatttttttagatGTGGATTCACCTATATAATGATATGAACTCATTATGCAGTCTCATGAAATATGCAAACACATATAGTGTAAATATAAAGTATGAACCACCAAAAGTACAGATCAACACCTAATTGAATAATTGGATAACAGATAGGTAATAATAAATATCATTCACTATCCCctcttgttttaatttattttatttccagtgagttattttttttatgataaatttgcaacaaatgtttttatcattattttgttgGTAAATGATAATAAGATTAAATTTACTTTCGTAAGCTCCTTCAATTCTTTGGAGTTAGTGGTTTTTTATTCTGatctttttttcttattaaattttttataataaatgtgTTTATAGATGAGGTTAgattataattgaattattttatagcattaacataatttatatggattaaaatttattctactaaaaatataaatttaaaattttacttcaatttatcttaatttataaatgatgaatttaaatttactttttcCCCATTATATTCAATTTTCCACATAATATTTGGCATAGAACAAAAACTAgaacaataaaacaaatataaactATGCTACAAAGAGTATACAGCTACAGAAAGCTGAaatgttttccaaaaattatattgttaacttttaaaaaaaaatattttagctaTTTATCATCATGAAGAAAAAAGATACAGTCATGCACCTGGTCTCATGCTTCAACACCTCAACCTAGATTCTCATCACCTGTATTTATCATCGATTCAGatctttatttttactatattctAGATCTCCCTATAAATATATCTTCAAACTTCCTTTGGTTAAGTTCATTCATAGATGGGTGAGTAAACTTGAGCTTCAGCTTTCCACAAACACCTTAATTTGAAGACACTGTTCTCTCATGCTAAAAACCACATGGACGTTTACCATGTAATTAGAGAGTTGGTTTCATTGCTTGTTGTTGGGTTATTAATGATATGGGGATGGAGAGCTTTAAACTGGGTATGGCTGGCTCCAAAGAGGCTCGAAAGGTGCTTGAGACAACAGGGTTTAGCAGGGAATTCTTACAGGTTCCTTTCTGGTGACATAAAAGAGCTCTTCACTATGAGCAGACAAACAAGAGCCAAACCTATGCCTCTTAGTGATGATATTGGGCCTTATGTTGTTCCTTTTCAACATCAAACTGTCAACCAGTATGGTATGTTTTTTTGTTTAATCTGCAATTTATGATAATTCTTTGTTATTTATGTATGGAATATATTGGGAGGAAATGCAGGAAAGAATTCATTTACGTGGTTTCGTCCAAGACCAAGGGTGAACATTACGGACCCtgaaaaaataagagaaatacTTAACAAATTTAATGACTTCCAGAAGGTACGTACCAATCCACTTGTTCATTTGCTTGTAAGCGGCCTTGTTAACCTCGAAGGAGACCGATGGAGCAAGCATAGAAAAATCATAAACCCTGCATTTCATCAAGATAAGTTGAAGGTATAGAATAGTGATGGGTACTCAGACTTTAAAGAAAACATCATACTTAAACCTATGCTTTTCTGACTTAGAAAATAATTGGATGCAGAATATGTTGCCAGCATTTTATCAAAGTTGTAGTGACATGTCAAGCAAATGGGAGAAGATGGTGTGTACAGAAGGATACTGTGAGTTAGATGTGTGGCCTTATCTCGTAGATTTGACAAGAGATGTGATTTCCCGATCTGCTTTTGGAAGCAGCTTCGAAGAAGGCAAACGAATTTTCCAATTACCAGAGGACCAACTCGTTCTCACAATCAAATTAATACAAACTGTTTACATTCCAGGATGGAGGTAACCCTCAACTTAATTTACTTGAAAAAGGTTGCAAATGTTGGAATTCGCTAAAAGCGTGTTTGTTTTCTTTAAGGTTTTTGCCAACAAAGACAAACGGGGAGATGAAGATGAAATACAAAGACATAAAAGAGTCGCTTAGGGAAATGATAAAGAGAAGAGAGAAGGCAATTAAAGCAAGGGAAGAGAGCAATGAGGACTTGTTGGACATACTTGTGGAATCCAATATCAGAGAAATGGAAGCAAAGAATATGGGGATGAGCATTGAGGATGTGATTGAGGAATGCAAGTTGTTTTACTTTGCTGGCCAAGAGACCACTTCGGTCTTGCTGGTGTGGACTATGGTTTTATTAGCAAGGCATCCCGATTGGCAAAGTAAAGCAAGAGACGAGGTTTTGCATGTTTTGGGTGACAGTAAACATGATGCTGATGGCCTTAATCGTCTCAAAGTTGTAAGTCCCTAGCATGTCTTTTGAAGGTCCGATCAATGAGGTCGACAACTCAAAAACTTGGTTTCTTTGTTTCGCTAATTCTACAGGTAACAATGATATTGTACGAGGTTCTAAGGTTGTACCCACCAGTGGTTGAGCTAGGACGTTCCGTTCCAAAAGAAATAAAACTGGGAAATTTGTTGTTACCAGCAGGAACAGACGTTTTGGTTCCAATCCTGCAGATCCACCATGACAAAGATCTTTGGGGCGACGACGCACGGGAATTTAAGCCAGAGCGGTTCACGGAAGGAGTTTCCAAAGCAACAAAGAGTCAAGTCACGTTTCTGCCATTCGGATGGGGTCCTAGGATCTGCATTGGCCAAAACTTTGCCATGATGGAAGCCAAAATGGCGATGGCTATGATTCTCCAACGCTTCTGGTTCGAGCTTTCCCCTTCCTATGCTCACTCTCCTTACAGCATGGCAACTCTTCGTCCACAGCATGGTGCACAGATAATTTTACATAAACTTGGCTCTAATTGAATTGTTATGTAAACAAATCTTTGTGAAAATATATAGCTTGTTAGTGTATCGTCAAAGTCCGGTGTCTGTAATGGTACAATTCCGATGCATGAATAGTAAATTTTGAGATGTTTAGTGAAGTCCGAAATAATATGCAGAAATTGAGTGTCTTGAATGGATGTAGTATTTAATGGTGGACATAGCTGGGGGACTAATGTGGTAATTATCGAACAAATAATTGCATATGGTACAAAGACTTGTATGGAAATTAGAGCAGGGGGAGTAGAAAATGACTACTTTGCTTTGGGCATCAATTTAGAAAGATTTAAAGTACAAATGTATTATTAGtttaagggatttgttttaaaGAAGGAATGACAATTAAACCTTATGATTGATTTGTGGAAAGGAATCGATGATGGGATGATTACTTTTAGtggtaaaaaaaactattaagGAGGTTATTATATTTGTTATCACCGGCCCAAAATTCAAATGTAGTCACGTCAAATTATATCGAGCTCGCAATATGAGTTCACGGACCAAGTTTGCATGATAATAGGTGTTCACATAAAGGTATTTATAGTTTACTGCAAAGTCACATGTGAGATCGTGCATTGGAACCGAATAGACATGTTTTATGTTTAGAATATGATACGTTTCTATGTGCATAGAATCTACCTAGTATATCATATCAATAAATAGTATCAATTGCGGagccaaaattttttttgaggggtcagaattaaattgtatatttttactaaaataaaaattcaatttcactattttaatagtttatttctttttaatttttaaatgattaaatcaaatttttataaatttttagagatcaaaatataattttatcattactaatttaaaattttataaattataaagtatttaaataaaaaatttcttattttaggGTGACCAAGGTGCTGCCAACTTCCTACTCGATCACTGAacagtataaataaataaataccacCATCTAAAATACTCAAGAAAAACACTCAAGGATAAATAGAGAGATGTTGGGTAAGtgtccaaaatatgatttaagtGAAGATACGTGTGGTAGGTGTCATGGAAATGTAAAGACAAGAATCCCACTAATGTATGGGATGTGTACACTTGAATGTAGGGAGCAAAGAGGAGCGAATCATTGTGGTAACATTTggacaagaaacataatgaacaAAATGAAAGGAGAGGAAGCTAGTAAAAGATTTTTTTGGGGCATATAATTTGTttggtatatatttttttaatttttaaatatcattttggaGTTGAATTATagtttctttttatgttttaaaacataattattttatttttagagtgTCAAAGTAGAGGTGAGCATGGATCAGACTACTCGGCTCGGCCGGAAGATCTGTCTGAAATGTGAGaggtttgagcaaaaatataggcaaaaaaaatgggcttggacaaaaaatataaggctcgtttagaaaatgggtcgggcctTGAGTAAGACATTTTTGGCCTCGAGCCTGGCCCGGCttgaattcactaaaggacaaaaaaaattaattttttaaatattattttcttgttattttcttcctattttgctaccattgtactattatgttactactattttgttgttattgtttggatattgtataaaccttattttattgttaattttgttattattttagaaacatttgcttgttaagttgcatctatcttagtgttatttaagtatacatattttttaaaatttattttcaatttgttggaaaatatttattttatatttttagtattttagatgtattatatatatattttaaaattatataaaaattaatatggacaGGAGGGTCGAGcccgagttttagcatttttattcgggttaggcttggacaaaattttaagcccattttttgggccgaGCCTAACAAACAGTcttgaatttttagttgagctTGGCCCGGCCCATGCTCACCTCTAGTTCAAAGCTGCCCTTGCTTTGCATTTCTTTGAGATTCAGTTTTATCTACTGTTGATTGGCCACTCAATTGAGGGTTGAATAGAAAGATTTGGTGAAGCAAGCTAAGCTATCAATCAAGGTTGGAGAAAGTTTAGGAGATCACAATGCataattatttaaatgtaattctaatatttaaataaaatttattaatttagtattaACAAGCCTTAAATGTAATGATCATATACTATTACATTTTCAAGAAGAAAAAATATGTTTGAACCTTAAAaacaacattattaaaaataataatcacaaatcttaaaatataaaaaatataattaaaaattaattttaaactcgagctgtaacagcccaaatttcagtggtgtcggaatagtGATGTGAGATCACTAAATACgacatgtgagtttagatattagtaagtaaaagttaagtgtgattttagaaatatttttgaattagtgaaattgtgaattaaagaaaatttctagataaaaacgaggtattgagacctctaattcataaaccaagccataaatatttttagaaatatttatggaatgtTACTAAGttaatattaaagttttgttaagagattttaaCATTTCAGTaattaattgaagaaaaatgactaaattgaataaagtgtaaaactatcaaatatgattaaatagcttaagagatCATTAAGGAATGAGTTAAAAGGTAAATAGACCCAAATTAGGTGGGTTGGACGGCATGAGTGTGCaggaaatgtaaaaaaattaagtgtGAACAaagggcaaaagtgaaaatagggtaaaatttaattgtaaaatatgatgTAGTTGGTAATTTTAGAgaattcatcatttttcttcatcttcatcgGCTAAAAACACCATTAGAGAGCTTTTAAGAAGCTGGTTTTATATTTTACAgcatgtaagttcaa
This window encodes:
- the LOC107933874 gene encoding cytochrome P450 CYP72A219 isoform X2, with product MDVYHVIRELVSLLVVGLLMIWGWRALNWVWLAPKRLERCLRQQGLAGNSYRFLSGDIKELFTMSRQTRAKPMPLSDDIGPYVVPFQHQTVNQYGKNSFTWFRPRPRVNITDPEKIREILNKFNDFQKNMLPAFYQSCSDMSSKWEKMVCTEGYCELDVWPYLVDLTRDVISRSAFGSSFEEGKRIFQLPEDQLVLTIKLIQTVYIPGWRFLPTKTNGEMKMKYKDIKESLREMIKRREKAIKAREESNEDLLDILVESNIREMEAKNMGMSIEDVIEECKLFYFAGQETTSVLLVWTMVLLARHPDWQSKARDEVLHVLGDSKHDADGLNRLKVVTMILYEVLRLYPPVVELGRSVPKEIKLGNLLLPAGTDVLVPILQIHHDKDLWGDDAREFKPERFTEGVSKATKSQVTFLPFGWGPRICIGQNFAMMEAKMAMAMILQRFWFELSPSYAHSPYSMATLRPQHGAQIILHKLGSN
- the LOC107933874 gene encoding cytochrome P450 CYP72A219 isoform X1, yielding MDVYHVIRELVSLLVVGLLMIWGWRALNWVWLAPKRLERCLRQQGLAGNSYRFLSGDIKELFTMSRQTRAKPMPLSDDIGPYVVPFQHQTVNQYGKNSFTWFRPRPRVNITDPEKIREILNKFNDFQKVRTNPLVHLLVSGLVNLEGDRWSKHRKIINPAFHQDKLKNMLPAFYQSCSDMSSKWEKMVCTEGYCELDVWPYLVDLTRDVISRSAFGSSFEEGKRIFQLPEDQLVLTIKLIQTVYIPGWRFLPTKTNGEMKMKYKDIKESLREMIKRREKAIKAREESNEDLLDILVESNIREMEAKNMGMSIEDVIEECKLFYFAGQETTSVLLVWTMVLLARHPDWQSKARDEVLHVLGDSKHDADGLNRLKVVTMILYEVLRLYPPVVELGRSVPKEIKLGNLLLPAGTDVLVPILQIHHDKDLWGDDAREFKPERFTEGVSKATKSQVTFLPFGWGPRICIGQNFAMMEAKMAMAMILQRFWFELSPSYAHSPYSMATLRPQHGAQIILHKLGSN